Below is a genomic region from Pirellulales bacterium.
CAAGGCCACGCTAAATCGCGTAGGCTCGACATCGACCAGAGTCAGGCTGACGCCATCGACGGCAATTGAACCTTTACTGGCCATCTGGCGGCGCAGCGCCGGCGGAAAACGAAACCATAACGTCGACCACCCGGTGTCATCTTGCCGCGCGTCGAGCGTGCCGACCGCGTCGACGTGCCCACTGACAAAATGTCCGCCTAGGCGGTCTCCCAGAGCCAGGGACGCTTCGACATTCACTTGGCCACCCGGCGCGAGTTCGCCCAAGTTCGTACGGCTGAGCGTTTCGGCCCCCGCCTCGAACGACAGTAGCCCTTCGGCAACCGTTACGCAGGTGAGGCAGCATCCATTAATGGCCACGCTATCACCGATCCGCGCCGTGGCTGCGATGGACTCAGCGCACAACACCAGCAGGCACCCCGGAGGCCGGAAGGCAACCTCAACGACTTCAGCCAGTGATTGGACGAGCCCGGTGAACATCGAGTTTCTATAGCCGATAGTGTGATAAGACGTTTTAACGAGGAACCAAACGCCGAGAGCTCGATCCTTAGCATGGAT
It encodes:
- a CDS encoding riboflavin synthase, giving the protein MPAVFQRRFPVVLEAPGWFVQVGVGQLIHAKDRALGVWFLVKTSYHTIGYRNSMFTGLVQSLAEVVEVAFRPPGCLLVLCAESIAATARIGDSVAINGCCLTCVTVAEGLLSFEAGAETLSRTNLGELAPGGQVNVEASLALGDRLGGHFVSGHVDAVGTLDARQDDTGWSTLWFRFPPALRRQMASKGSIAVDGVSLTLVDVEPTRFSVALIPHTLAHTTLGHLTLGSRVNLETDLLAKYVEQQTDAWKSNG